In one window of candidate division TA06 bacterium DNA:
- the pgsA gene encoding CDP-diacylglycerol--glycerol-3-phosphate 3-phosphatidyltransferase, whose protein sequence is MNLPNKLTLGRALISPVFMALLLYDNVYSRYAALAVFLLASLSDILDGYLARRNGQQTGFGKIMDPIADKLLISVALVAFVALKLSSVWMVMVIIVREFLIMGLRTLVAYRGQIMESSILAKLKTSSQMLAVLAVLVFLCCRDTLAASGSYLPEYQLANYIFILDGLIFLAMLLTVVSGLDYLIKSRWLILGLFKGNM, encoded by the coding sequence ATGAACCTTCCCAACAAACTGACCCTGGGCCGGGCATTGATCAGTCCGGTGTTCATGGCCCTGCTGCTTTACGACAACGTCTATAGCCGCTATGCGGCGCTGGCCGTGTTTCTGCTGGCCTCGCTGAGCGACATTTTGGACGGGTACCTGGCCCGGCGCAACGGCCAGCAGACCGGCTTCGGCAAGATCATGGATCCCATCGCCGACAAGCTGCTGATCTCGGTGGCCTTGGTGGCCTTCGTGGCCCTGAAACTTTCCAGCGTCTGGATGGTGATGGTGATCATCGTCCGGGAGTTTCTGATAATGGGCTTAAGGACCCTGGTGGCCTACCGGGGGCAGATCATGGAATCCAGCATTCTGGCCAAGCTTAAAACCTCCAGCCAGATGCTGGCGGTGCTGGCGGTGCTGGTCTTTCTTTGCTGCCGCGATACCCTGGCGGCAAGCGGTTCTTACCTGCCGGAATACCAACTGGCCAATTATATCTTCATTTTGGACGGATTGATTTTCCTGGCTATGTTGCTGACGGTGGTCTCGGGGCTGGATTACCTGATAAAAAGCCGATGGTTGATCCTGGGCCTGTTTAAGGGGAACATGTAA
- a CDS encoding 2-oxoacid:acceptor oxidoreductase family protein — MHQEIRISGFGGQGVISAGILLAQAGLLEDKHVSWFPAYGAEMRGGTANCSVVISSDEVATPVVSRPETVIVMNEPSLAKFEPLVKTGGLMIINSSLVNSKPRRTDIKVAYVPCNKIAEELGTTKIANLVALGAFSGLTGAVSIEAISKALTKVFKRTKPEMIELNVKALNSGAEAAR; from the coding sequence ATGCATCAGGAAATTAGAATCTCAGGATTCGGCGGCCAGGGCGTGATCTCGGCCGGGATCCTTTTAGCCCAGGCCGGCCTGCTGGAAGACAAGCACGTATCCTGGTTCCCGGCCTACGGGGCCGAGATGCGCGGCGGCACCGCCAACTGCTCGGTGGTGATCTCCTCGGACGAAGTGGCCACCCCGGTGGTCTCCCGGCCCGAGACGGTGATCGTGATGAACGAGCCTTCGCTGGCCAAGTTTGAGCCGCTGGTGAAAACTGGCGGGCTGATGATCATCAACAGCTCGCTGGTCAACTCCAAGCCCAGGCGCACCGACATCAAGGTGGCCTACGTGCCCTGCAACAAGATCGCCGAGGAGCTGGGCACCACCAAGATCGCCAACCTGGTGGCCCTGGGCGCTTTCTCCGGACTGACCGGAGCCGTTTCCATCGAGGCCATCTCCAAGGCTTTGACCAAGGTCTTCAAGCGGACCAAGCCGGAGATGATCGAGCTTAACGTCAAGGCCCTGAACAGCGGGGCCGAGGCGGCCCGGTAA